GAATTACTTCCGCTATTTTCCTCTTCGGTAGAATTTGAAATTCTGGAAAATTGATAGAGATTGTTTTGTATTTTTTTTCTGCTAGGGAGAAAAAACTTAATTGGATAGGCTCCACTTTTTCCATTGGCATTTTTTCGATTTGATAGCTGTAAAGAAATTTTACTTTTGAAAGGAATCCGTATTCTCCTGAGTCTAGTTGTTGGAAATTTTTTACTTTTGATTGATTGATACACTGAATCTTTTGATTAGAAAAAACCATTGGTGATATTCCTTCAAATCCACCTTCTCCTTCTATCATGATCTCAATGTATGCAGTTTCACCAACATACACCTGTTTGGGAGAGCTGAGGATGTGCATTTTAAAGTTCCCAATAGCGCCTCTAAAATCATGAGGTGAGTTTTTTGGAAGGTCTAAAACAATGACCTTTGCAGGTATTGTATCAATTGTTTGTTGGAGTGAATTGAATCGTAAACTATCGCCTGTTATGAATTTAGTTTTACCTAAAAGGAAACTCCCTGATCTAAGTGCTGTTAATCCATAAATTTCTTTTGCAAACACCAGAGTTTTTTTAAGTACATTATTCCTTACGACTTCTGGTTCGATTTGAACTGTCACTTGCCTTAAAGTTTCTGAAAGAAAAAATGGAAATGAGATGGATTGGTTCGGGTCTCTCTCTAGGAAAGGTTGCCTATATTGATCATAGTACAAAACAAAGTAACCAACTATAGGTTCACCTTTGTAAAATACCGACTTATTCGTATGAAAGGATACCTCTGGATTTTCTCCGGTAGTTGGTTCATCTATATCAAACGGAAAAGACTTAAAAAAACTATTTGGTGGATTTTTTGTTTTTTTACTGACTTTAAAGTCAAAAGGAGGTGAAGAATATTGTTTGCCCGCATACTCAACCGTTATTTCGGGTAATTGGAAATTTCCTTCTTGTTCTGTATCAACGTAAAAGTTGATGATTTGTGATTTAGATACTTTGAAATTTACGATTTGAGTTTCGGTGCCACTCCCAACATATCGTATTCTGACACCATTACGTTTTACGTTTGTTTGTAATGTTCGAAAGGGTTTGTCTCCATAAGCTTTTACTTCTAATTTTGCAAATTCTCCTAAAGAGAATTCGTTTGGATGGAAAAAAAATTCCACTTCCGTAGAGTATAAGTTTGTAATAGAGGCAAAGAGAAAATAGAATACAAATGGAATCAATTTACCAAAATTTCTCATTATCAATTGGACCTCCCCGTTTATTTTTTAAAATGGAGTCGTTGGAAAATGGCTCAAACATCCTGTCGATATCGGATTGCTTTTGTTTGGAAGGATTCGTTTTGTCATTTTGTGGTTTTGATTCTGAAGGATTCGGATTTTCACCATTCCCTTGTTTTTGGTTTTCCGATGGATTTTGCTTAGATTGGTTTTTTTTCGTTAAGTGTTCTATGTTTTTTTTTGCCGCGATTTGATTGGGGTTATGTTTTAAACTTTCCACATAGGAGTTGAGGGCATTTTCTTTTTGGCCTAATTTACTAAAAATGTTTCCCAATGTTAGATTTGCTTTTGATTTGAGGTTGGAGTTTGATTTAGGATGGGAAAGAATTTTTTCTGAAAGTTCTTTTGCTTCATTGTACTTTCCTAATTGATAAGCACTTGCTGCTTCATTGTAAATTAATCTTGGGTCATCTTGGAAGTATTCCTTTGCGTTCAAAAATTCTTTTTGGCTCTCATTGAAATTCTGGTTTTGGTAAGATTTAACTCCCCTTTCTACAGCATTCCCTCCTGGATCCAACTCCCATGCCTCTAAGCTATGTTGGAAAAGGATGACGCAAAATAAGAGAGTAATCATTTTGAGTGGGGATTTTTTCTGAAGTCCAATGGAGAAAATTCTTTCTAGTAATAAAAACAACAAAGAGAGTAACAAATATGGATGTGCTCCATCTTCATTTTTAAATTTTTCCAATCTTTGGATCTTGTTTTTTTTCATCACCTTCACTTTGTCGATAAGTTGGAAACTCCCATCAGGATAAAAGGATATGTTGGAATATTCGCCATTATATTTTTCTGCGATCGTTTCTAAAAATTCCTTATTTAATTTGGATACTATAACATTGTCTCCATAAGGTGATTCCACCAAATTGGAGTCATACGTAACAAATCCGCCTTTCCCGGTACTCGGATCCCTAAATTCGATTGGTCCACCTTCTTCTGTTCCGACCCCCCAAACCATTACTTCATTTTCTAGATCCGGTAACGACTGTTTTTCGTGGTCTTCCCCGTCAGTAACAATGACAGTGATAGATGATCGAATTCCTTGATTTTTTTTAAGTACCTTCCCAACTCTTTCTAGAGCAACTCCTAAATTTGTGCCTTTTGTCCCTACCATTTCTACACTTAACGATTGTATGTAATCTGAAACGGCAGATAAATCAGTAGTCATCGGACAAAACGAAAATGATTGGCCTGCAAATACAATGATCCCAATTCGATTACCTTTTAATTCAGGAAGTGTCCTCAATATTAGATCCTGAAAACGTTTCAGACGATTTGGTTTAACATCTATTGCATTCATAGATAAACTTACATCGACTACAAATAAGATATCCGTAGATTCAAATTCCTTTGTAGATTCCACATCAATTGATTTGATTTTGTATAAAGACAATAAACACAAAATGAGAGCAAACAATAGTGATAGATAACGTAAGAATAATAAAAACTGATTGGAAGTGGTAAGCCTTGAGTTAAATTCTAAATGTTTTTTTGTAAGTTGTGAAGCTTTGAAATTGATGAAGATTTTGATACTAGCAACGAGAATTCCCAAAAGAATGGTGATAGATCCAAATAAAATGACAGTTTTCATTTCCATTAGAGTTTCTCTTGTAAGGGGTAAAATTTTAGAATTAGATTTAAGAATAGGAATAGAAAAACGACAAACACAAAGGAAGGGAATTTCGTTTCTTGGATTTCAAGAGGTTTTGAAGGTAATTCGACAACCTCTAGCCTATCGATTTCGTTTAATACTTCCCCCAAAACCTCAGGCGATTCAGCTCTAAAAAATCTTCCGCTGGTATCGGATGAAATTTTCTGTAATGATTCATAATTTACTTCGTATTGGCCTTCTTCTTTGCCAATACCTATACAATACACTTTGATGCCTAATGTTTTTGAAGTATATGCTGCTGTTTCTGGATCTAGTTTTCCAGTATTTGATACTCCATCTGTTAAAAGGATGATTACTTTTGATTTAGCTTCTGAATTTTTTAATCGATATGTAGATAAAACGAGTGCATCTCCAATCGCTGTACCTTGTTCTTCTATATCTTCATTCGAAGTATCTTCAATTAACTCATCCAAGGCAGTTCGGTCACTTGAAAGTGGTGACTGCAGATACGCTGCTCCTGCAAATACAACAATCCCTATTCGATCATAAATTCTTTTTTGAATGAATGCTCTTAATAATTCTTTTGATACAGAGAGTCGATTTTTTGGTAAAAAATCATAGGAGTTAACCATAGAGCCCGAGATATCAAGTGCGATCATAATATCAACACCTTTAGTGTTATCAGGCATTAGGTTGTATTTTGCTCCTGGACCTGCGGAAGCAAAAACCAAAGATAACATTGCAAGATAAATCAAAATCTCATTAAAAATATAAAATTGTTTTTTGAAGCTTACCCAAATTGTTGATTTATGCTCTTGGAATCTGTCGGATTGTACAAAAAAAATAGGGCCATATGGATTTGTTTTCCATTGATAGATGAAAATAATTATGATTGGGATCAAAAGTAATAATAAATATGGTCTTTGGAAGTAATCCATATTATAAAAGAAAATCCTTTTTAATACGATTCCAAATGATTCTCGCGTCCTCGTTTGAAATCGTATTACTATTTTGATTGTATTTTAGGTCTCTAAAATAAAGTCTTAAGTCTCGAATGGAAGAGTCAGGTATATGAGTTTTATCATGTAAAATTGCTAAAAATTCAGAGTCAGTTGTGCCTAATAAGTTCTCTTCAAATTTTTCCGAGTATACTTCCTTTAAGTAATTACTAATTCGAAATGTAAGTTCTTTCTCGTCTATAGTTTCTGAATTGAGATATTGTTCTAAGAGGTGTAGTCGTTTAGTAGATTCTAATAATTTGGGAGGTTTTTCCCAGATAGCATCGATGATCTTTGGCTTTGATTTCCAATATAAATACAAAGCATATAATAAATATAAATTCAAAATTGTAAAAGCGATGAGTCCAATTAGTCTCAACGCATAAGGACCTGAAAATTGGATTGGTGGTTCTATATCTTCAATTTCAGTTTCATTGCCTGTTAAGTTGCTAAGGACTGAAATTTTAAGTTTCGAATTTGTTTCTATACCATCTTCCTTCCAGTTCACTGGTAAAAAGAAATCTCCAGGCACAAAAAAAATAACGGAAGCAGTGATTTTATTTTTGTCTTTTTTTACAGTTCGAATTTCGAAGGTAGGCAAAGTATGGTCTTCGTAAAACTTGCCTACTTCTAAACTAACGTCTGATACATTATTCTCCCATTCAATGGTATATTCTATGGTGTCTCCAACATATAGATCTCCTGATGGGATTCTTTCCTTTGGTGCAGGGAAAATCGAAAAAAGAAAAGCAGAGAAAATAAAAATATAAACTATTTTAGCCATGTTTTTGTGATTTGAACAAAGGAAGGATTTGGTTATTCAATTTTAAACTAGGGTTTATTTTAATTAGTTTGTTCCCAAATAAATTTTTTGCTGCCGTTTTATCTTCGTCATAAGTTGTCATTGGACTTTTAAGTTTGATCCCTTCCTGTGAAATTGGCTGAAACCACTTTAACCAAAATGGAAAATTCAAATCATCGATAGGATCCGAAATCCAAATTCCATATTGGTCCCATACTTTGGGGATCGAAAATGTTTTTGTCCAAATTGCTAGATGATTAAAATCACTGATCCAATACGTAACTGCATACTTTGGATGGATTTTAAATGCATATTGGCTTGCTATTGTATAGTTTGTTTGGTTTCCATGTTTCTGTTTATTCAGATTTTCGAAATAAGTGAGCACTTCGGTTTCTGTTTTTAACCATTTGTTGGACGAAATTGTCTGATTCGAAAAACTGATTAAAAAAATTCGGTTCCCTATTTTGATGTGAAATAATGATAAAAATAATGCAATTTGGAAGGCAGTTTTTGCTTTTATACCTTCCATAGATTGGCTTAAATCAATGAAGATTAGAATTGTGGCATCTTTTTCTTCGTAAAATTCTTTTGTATGGAGTTCGCCAGTCCGAGATGTTACATTCCAATCGATATAACGAATGTCGTCACCGTATTGGTAATTTCTTACTTCTTTAAAATCAAGCCCTCTTCCCTTATCATTCGTAAAGATAAGTCCTCGCCTATTTGAAATGAATTTTTTCTTAGATTCCCATTGTAAGACTTGGAGTAACCTTTTTAGTTCGGGATCAAGCATTTTAAGGAACTTCCGTAACTGTTAAAATCCTTTTGATAATGGAAGTCGTGCTTACATCCTCACTGATAGCATCAATTGTTAGGTGAAGTCGATGTTTAACAATTTCAGGAAAATACCTTTGGATGTCCTCTGGTATGACAAACGTTCTTTCTTCTAATAAGGCATTAATTCTACTTACTTTCAGTAAGGCAAGACTTGCTCTCGGGCTTACTCCATGTGAAAGTAATACTTTTAAGTCTTTGTCTGATGTGGATTCTGGCCGTGTATTGCGTGTTAATTGAACGATATAAGAGAATAATTTTGGATCAACAAAAACATGGTTTGAAATTTCTGATATTCGCTGGATTTCCTTTGGTTTCATCACTTTTTTCAGTGATTTTTTTTCAAAATTTACATTCCCGTGTTGGTGAAGGATTGAAACTTCATCTTCAAAACTAGGATAATCAACATTTACTTTAAAAAGAAATCGGTCTAATTGTGCTTCTGGAAGCGGATAAGTTCCTTCTTGTTCAATTGGGTTTTGAGTTGCGATGACAAAAAATGGAGGATTCAAATCAAAAGTTTGGTCCGCAATCGAAACTTGTCGTTCTTCCATACATTGTAAGAGTGCAGATTGCACTTTTGCTGGCGCGCGATTGATTTCGTCGGCTAACAATACATTCGTGAAAATTGGGCCTTTTCTAATTTCAAATGAGGAAGTTTTTGGATTGAATATATTTGTTCCAATCAAATCTGCTGGTAATAAATCTGGAGTGAATTGAACTCGAGAAAACTTGGCATCGATAATGGATGCTAAGTTTTTAGCGACCAATGTTTTTGCAAGGCCTGGCATACCTTCCAATAAAATATGTCCATTTGCAACAAGTGCTACAAATAGGGATTGGATCACTTCATCCATCCCTGATATTGATTCCGCTAATTCCGACCGAATGAGTTTCATTTGATCGGAGATTTCTTTGATTTGTTCTTTGTCTATTTGCATTGAGAAGCAGTCATCTTTGGCATTGGTTTATCTATCATGTAATACTCTGTTTTACCACCGATTGTCCAACATCCCATTTTTCTACCTTGTGGTTCAACAGGACCTCTTCCTAATTCTTTTCCATCTTCTGAATATTCAGTCGCATCTTCAGTGGAACGAATCACCATTCTTTTTTTTCCAGATGGATAGAAGTAAGTATAAGGTATACTTGGTTTATAATTTAATTTTAAGTCTTGGAGTTCTTCGTCAATTTTAACAATTGAAAAAAACATTTTTCCTTCGCCTAAAATTTTGCCTGATTGGTCGTAAACTTTTGCAGATTCTAACATACTTTCATTGGCCATATTTCCATGATAGGCGACTTGTCCGTTTTTATAATAAAACTTCCACTCACCAGTTCTCGTATGTTTTCTTGGTCCTGTACCAAATAAATTTCCATCAGGATAGTATTCTTTCCAAATCCCTGTCCTTTCGTATTTGATATCTAAATTTTCAGAGTTTTCTTTTTTAGAATAATTTCCTTCTGCTAAGATATTCCCTTTGTTTCCAAACATTTTCCAAAGGCCAGTTCTAACATCTGCAGAATAATTCCCTTGTGACTCTATGGCACCATCTTTATAATAATTTATT
This window of the Leptospira limi genome carries:
- a CDS encoding BatD family protein, with protein sequence MRNFGKLIPFVFYFLFASITNLYSTEVEFFFHPNEFSLGEFAKLEVKAYGDKPFRTLQTNVKRNGVRIRYVGSGTETQIVNFKVSKSQIINFYVDTEQEGNFQLPEITVEYAGKQYSSPPFDFKVSKKTKNPPNSFFKSFPFDIDEPTTGENPEVSFHTNKSVFYKGEPIVGYFVLYYDQYRQPFLERDPNQSISFPFFLSETLRQVTVQIEPEVVRNNVLKKTLVFAKEIYGLTALRSGSFLLGKTKFITGDSLRFNSLQQTIDTIPAKVIVLDLPKNSPHDFRGAIGNFKMHILSSPKQVYVGETAYIEIMIEGEGGFEGISPMVFSNQKIQCINQSKVKNFQQLDSGEYGFLSKVKFLYSYQIEKMPMEKVEPIQLSFFSLAEKKYKTISINFPEFQILPKRKIAEVIPPKKEKLQLELPFFSLVLLAVLGILGYVALKKYKLNVETNSFVRMVESFGKKRDFFLTEHLEKKGVPKTDSIWLTELISNHTDLSHLYKNLSKKDKMMALHIAKTLKTKE
- the batB gene encoding VWA domain-containing protein BatB yields the protein MKTVILFGSITILLGILVASIKIFINFKASQLTKKHLEFNSRLTTSNQFLLFLRYLSLLFALILCLLSLYKIKSIDVESTKEFESTDILFVVDVSLSMNAIDVKPNRLKRFQDLILRTLPELKGNRIGIIVFAGQSFSFCPMTTDLSAVSDYIQSLSVEMVGTKGTNLGVALERVGKVLKKNQGIRSSITVIVTDGEDHEKQSLPDLENEVMVWGVGTEEGGPIEFRDPSTGKGGFVTYDSNLVESPYGDNVIVSKLNKEFLETIAEKYNGEYSNISFYPDGSFQLIDKVKVMKKNKIQRLEKFKNEDGAHPYLLLSLLFLLLERIFSIGLQKKSPLKMITLLFCVILFQHSLEAWELDPGGNAVERGVKSYQNQNFNESQKEFLNAKEYFQDDPRLIYNEAASAYQLGKYNEAKELSEKILSHPKSNSNLKSKANLTLGNIFSKLGQKENALNSYVESLKHNPNQIAAKKNIEHLTKKNQSKQNPSENQKQGNGENPNPSESKPQNDKTNPSKQKQSDIDRMFEPFSNDSILKNKRGGPIDNEKFW
- the batA gene encoding VWA domain-containing protein BatA, yielding MDYFQRPYLLLLLIPIIIIFIYQWKTNPYGPIFFVQSDRFQEHKSTIWVSFKKQFYIFNEILIYLAMLSLVFASAGPGAKYNLMPDNTKGVDIMIALDISGSMVNSYDFLPKNRLSVSKELLRAFIQKRIYDRIGIVVFAGAAYLQSPLSSDRTALDELIEDTSNEDIEEQGTAIGDALVLSTYRLKNSEAKSKVIILLTDGVSNTGKLDPETAAYTSKTLGIKVYCIGIGKEEGQYEVNYESLQKISSDTSGRFFRAESPEVLGEVLNEIDRLEVVELPSKPLEIQETKFPSFVFVVFLFLFLNLILKFYPLQEKL
- a CDS encoding LB_053 family protein, with amino-acid sequence MAKIVYIFIFSAFLFSIFPAPKERIPSGDLYVGDTIEYTIEWENNVSDVSLEVGKFYEDHTLPTFEIRTVKKDKNKITASVIFFVPGDFFLPVNWKEDGIETNSKLKISVLSNLTGNETEIEDIEPPIQFSGPYALRLIGLIAFTILNLYLLYALYLYWKSKPKIIDAIWEKPPKLLESTKRLHLLEQYLNSETIDEKELTFRISNYLKEVYSEKFEENLLGTTDSEFLAILHDKTHIPDSSIRDLRLYFRDLKYNQNSNTISNEDARIIWNRIKKDFLL
- a CDS encoding DUF58 domain-containing protein; this translates as MLDPELKRLLQVLQWESKKKFISNRRGLIFTNDKGRGLDFKEVRNYQYGDDIRYIDWNVTSRTGELHTKEFYEEKDATILIFIDLSQSMEGIKAKTAFQIALFLSLFHIKIGNRIFLISFSNQTISSNKWLKTETEVLTYFENLNKQKHGNQTNYTIASQYAFKIHPKYAVTYWISDFNHLAIWTKTFSIPKVWDQYGIWISDPIDDLNFPFWLKWFQPISQEGIKLKSPMTTYDEDKTAAKNLFGNKLIKINPSLKLNNQILPLFKSQKHG
- a CDS encoding AAA family ATPase, translating into MQIDKEQIKEISDQMKLIRSELAESISGMDEVIQSLFVALVANGHILLEGMPGLAKTLVAKNLASIIDAKFSRVQFTPDLLPADLIGTNIFNPKTSSFEIRKGPIFTNVLLADEINRAPAKVQSALLQCMEERQVSIADQTFDLNPPFFVIATQNPIEQEGTYPLPEAQLDRFLFKVNVDYPSFEDEVSILHQHGNVNFEKKSLKKVMKPKEIQRISEISNHVFVDPKLFSYIVQLTRNTRPESTSDKDLKVLLSHGVSPRASLALLKVSRINALLEERTFVIPEDIQRYFPEIVKHRLHLTIDAISEDVSTTSIIKRILTVTEVP